The following are encoded in a window of Mustela nigripes isolate SB6536 chromosome 1, MUSNIG.SB6536, whole genome shotgun sequence genomic DNA:
- the NELFA gene encoding negative elongation factor A, which translates to MASMRESDTGLWLHNKLGATDELWAPPSIASLLTAAVIDNIRLCFHGLSSAVKLKLLLGTLHLPRRTVDEMRGALAEIIQLATLDSDPWVLMVADILKSFPDTGSLNLDLEEQNPNVQDILGELREKVNECEASAMLPLECRYLNKSALTTLAGPLTPPVKHFQLKRKPKSATLRAELLQKSTETAQQLKRSAGVPFHAKGRGLLRKMDTTTPLKGIPKQAPFRSPTTPSVFSPAGNRTPIPPSRTPLRKERGVKLLDISELDMVGAGREAKRRRKTLDAEVVEKPAKEETIVENATPDYAAGLVSTQKLGSLNSEPALPSTSYLPATPSAVPASSYVPSSETPAAPSSREAGLQASRPPEEPSTPSPALPAQFKQRAPMYNSGPSPAASAPSTPTSPLTPTTPPAVTPAAQTPPVAMVAPQTQPPAQQQPKKNLSLTREQMFAAQEMFKTANKVTRPEKALILGFMAGSRENPCQEQGDVIQIKLSEHTEDLPKSDGQGSTTMLVDTVFEMNYATGQWTRFKKYKPMANVS; encoded by the exons ATGGCGTCCATGCGGGAGAGCGACACGGGCCTGTGGCTGCACAACAAGCTGGGGGCCACGGACGAGCTGTGGGCGCCGCCCAGCATCGCGTCCCTGCTCACCGCCGCGGTCATCGACAACATCCGTCTCTGCTTCCACGGCCTCTCCTCGGCCGTGAAGCTCAAGCTGCTGCTCGGGACGCTGCACCTCCCGCGCCGCACCGTGGACGAG ATGAGGGGCGCCCTGGCAGAGATTATCCAGCTGGCTACCCTGGACTCGGACCCCTGGGTTCTCATGGTAGCTGACATCCTGAAGTCCTTTCCCGACACAGGCTCGCTTAACCTTGACCTCGAAGAGCAGAATCCCAACGTTCAAGACATTTTAGGAGAACTTAGAGaaaagg TGAACGAGTGTGAGGCGTCCGCCATGCTGCCCCTGGAGTGCCGGTACCTGAACAAAAGCGCCCTGACCACCCTCGCCGGGCCTCTCACGCCCCCGGTGAAACACTTCCAGTTGAAGAGGAAGCCGAAGAGCGCCACGCTGAGGGCAGAGCTGCTGCAGAAAT CCACTGAGACAGCCCAGCAGCTGAAGAGGAGCGCAGGGGTGCCCTTCCATGCCAAAGGCCGGGGCCTGCTCCGGAAGATGGACACCACAA CCCCACTCAAAGGCATCCCGAAGCAGGCACCCTTCCGAAGCCCCACCACCCCCAGTGTCTTCAGCCCTGCCGGGAACCGGACCCCCATCCCGCCTTCGAGGACTCCTCTGCGGAAGGAGAGGGGCGTGAAG CTGCTCGACATCTCTGAGCTAGATATGGTGGGTGCCGGCCGGGAGgcgaagaggaggaggaagacgcTGG ATGCGGAGGTGGTGGAAAAGCCAGCCAAGGAGGAGACCATCGTGGAGAACGCCACCCCAGATTATGCAGCTGGCCTGGTGTCCACACAG AAACTTGGGTCTTTGAACAGCGAGCCTGCGCTGCCCTCCACAAGCTACCTGCCTGCCACACCCAGCGCAGTCCCGGCCTCGTCCTACGTCCCCAGCTCTGAGACCCCGGCAG CACCGTCCTCTCGGGAAGCAGGTCTGCAGGCCAGCCGGCCGCCTGAGGAGCCCAGCACTCCCAGCCCCGCGCTGCCAGCACAGTTCAAGCAGAGGGCCCCCATGTACAACAGCGGCCCGAGCCCTGCTGCCTCTGCGCCTTCAACGCCCACCTCCCCCCTGACGCCCACCACACCCCCAGCTGTCACCCCGGCCGCCCAGACACCTCCAGTGGCCATGGTGGCCCCACAGacccagccccctgcccagcagcAGCCCAAAAAGAACCTGTCCCTCACG AGGGAGCAGATGTTCGCCGCACAGGAGATGTTCAAAACAGCCAACAAAGTCACGCGGCCTGAGAAGGCCCTCATCCTGGGCTTCATGGCTGGCTCCCGAG AGAACCCATGCCAGGAGCAGGGCGACGTGATCCAGATCAAGCTGAGCGAGCACACGGAGGACCTGCCCAAGTCAGACGGCCAGGGGAGCACCACAATGCTGGTGGACACCGTGTTCGAGATGAACTACGCCACGGGCCAGTGGACACGCTTCAAGAAGTACAAGCCCATGGCCAACGTGTCGTAG